In Vanessa atalanta chromosome 3, ilVanAtal1.2, whole genome shotgun sequence, one genomic interval encodes:
- the LOC125077319 gene encoding calcium channel flower isoform X1, producing the protein MSFADKISMLMDRPGGDNAQKDDVPWWMRYAGRGLGTVGSFIAIILGLINCTGIILMNVSCLIAGVWQMLAGFIVIVCEAPCCCFFIDYVQTLSDRIETRPYWNKAALYIGLALPPFFMCFFSVSTWLGSGMIFGTGIIYGMMALGKKASIDDMRTSAANLEAGVGQPTTAPRANLVTNEQPFSFTGPPAK; encoded by the exons ATG TCGTTCGCAGACAAGATATCGATGCTTATGGATCGGCCAGGGGGCGACAATGCCCAAAAAGATGACGTTCCTTGGTGGATGCGCTACGCTGGTCGGGGGTTGGGAACAGTTGGCAGTTTCA tcgCCATAATCCTGGGACTCATCAATTGCACTGGCATTATATTGATGAATGTCAGCTGTCTGATAGCTGGCGTTTGGCAGATGTTGGCAGGTTTCATAGTGATAGTGTGCGAGGCGCCCTGTTGCTGTTTCTTCATTGACTACGTGCAGACTCTCTCCGATCGTATTGAGACACGTCCTTACTGGAATAAGGCAGCTTTATATATCGG TTTGGCGCTACCTCCGTTCTTCATGTGCTTCTTCAGCGTGAGCACGTGGCTCGGCAGCGGTATGATATTCGGCACGGGAATTATATACGGGATGATGGCGCTAGGAAAGAA GGCGTCGATAGACGACATGAGGACGTCGGCTGCCAACCTCGAAGCCGGAGTCGGTCAGCCGACCACCGCCCCCCGCGCCAACCTGGTCACCAACGAGCAGCCCTTCAGCTTCACGGGCCCGCCCGCCAAGTGA
- the LOC125077320 gene encoding ragulator complex protein LAMTOR5 has protein sequence MEKELDKVVEEIMSTPNVSGCLVADHQGLCLASKGTAHVDSAGLIVALSEQACKIQPNFKPPTVCLETDTKICLIQRHGTITGAVYKQKA, from the coding sequence atggagAAGGAACTTGATAAGGTTGTGGAAGAAATTATGTCGACCCCTAACGTGAGCGGGTGCTTGGTTGCAGATCATCAGGGTCTCTGTTTAGCGTCAAAAGGCACAGCACACGTCGACTCTGCGGGTCTCATCGTAGCTCTTTCCGAACAAGCATGCAAGATTCAACCGAACTTTAAACCACCTACCGTCTGCTTGGAAACGGATACGAAAATATGTTTGATACAAAGACACGGTACCATCACGGGAGCTGTTTATAAACAGAAAGCGTGa
- the LOC125077319 gene encoding calcium channel flower isoform X2, with translation MSFADKISMLMDRPGGDNAQKDDVPWWMRYAGRGLGTVGSFIAIILGLINCTGIILMNVSCLIAGVWQMLAGFIVIVCEAPCCCFFIDYVQTLSDRIETRPYWNKAALYIGLALPPFFMCFFSVSTWLGSGMIFGTGIIYGMMALGKKGSRDDMAAMAAGGSTPPGPAPQDHTVTLMEDPDVWRPN, from the exons ATG TCGTTCGCAGACAAGATATCGATGCTTATGGATCGGCCAGGGGGCGACAATGCCCAAAAAGATGACGTTCCTTGGTGGATGCGCTACGCTGGTCGGGGGTTGGGAACAGTTGGCAGTTTCA tcgCCATAATCCTGGGACTCATCAATTGCACTGGCATTATATTGATGAATGTCAGCTGTCTGATAGCTGGCGTTTGGCAGATGTTGGCAGGTTTCATAGTGATAGTGTGCGAGGCGCCCTGTTGCTGTTTCTTCATTGACTACGTGCAGACTCTCTCCGATCGTATTGAGACACGTCCTTACTGGAATAAGGCAGCTTTATATATCGG TTTGGCGCTACCTCCGTTCTTCATGTGCTTCTTCAGCGTGAGCACGTGGCTCGGCAGCGGTATGATATTCGGCACGGGAATTATATACGGGATGATGGCGCTAGGAAAGAA GGGCTCGCGGGACGACATGGCGGCCATGGCGGCCGGCGGCAGCACGCCGCCCGGGCCCGCGCCGCAGGACCACACCGTCACCCTCATGGAGGACCCTGACGTGTGGCGCCCTAACTAA